The Winogradskyella schleiferi genome has a window encoding:
- a CDS encoding cupin domain-containing protein, translated as MNYIKLLNAAFEKFFFDDRLNPTHISLYMALFQEWNSSRFADEFYVNRRELMRVAKIGSKSTYHRCVTDLDSWNYLSYFPSNNPYKGSKIKMSIIGTSDEPVTGQYNPILEQLAEQYRPIREPVVYQHHPNNGQAVDSHRPTSGQALVSTINNTKQVNNIKQPKGWQTVINFFIEKGFNADEGKKFFEHYETRNWQTSDGNEIRDWRALATNWMDRTELYAEENKPNKKQASQIKDNLRTSKNKDYGQPL; from the coding sequence ATGAACTATATAAAGCTACTAAATGCGGCTTTTGAAAAGTTCTTTTTTGATGACCGCCTCAATCCAACGCACATAAGCCTATATATGGCGCTGTTCCAAGAATGGAACAGTAGTCGGTTTGCAGATGAGTTCTATGTAAACCGTCGCGAATTAATGCGCGTTGCCAAGATTGGTTCAAAATCCACTTATCATAGATGTGTGACAGACCTCGATTCTTGGAACTATCTATCCTACTTCCCTTCTAACAATCCCTACAAAGGCAGTAAAATCAAGATGTCCATTATTGGGACAAGTGATGAACCTGTTACGGGACAGTACAATCCCATATTAGAACAGCTTGCGGAACAGTACCGTCCCATACGTGAACCAGTAGTGTACCAACACCATCCCAATAATGGACAAGCTGTGGACTCGCACCGTCCCACCAGTGGACAAGCATTGGTATCTACTATAAACAATACCAAACAAGTAAACAATATAAAACAACCAAAGGGCTGGCAGACCGTTATTAATTTTTTTATTGAAAAAGGTTTTAATGCTGATGAAGGAAAAAAATTCTTTGAGCATTATGAAACCCGGAACTGGCAAACGAGTGATGGAAATGAAATTAGAGATTGGCGTGCCTTGGCCACAAACTGGATGGACAGAACAGAATTATATGCCGAGGAAAACAAACCAAACAAAAAACAAGCGTCCCAAATCAAGGACAACCTGCGAACCAGTAAAAACAAAGACTATGGACAACCCCTCTAA
- a CDS encoding thymidine phosphorylase family protein, with translation MDTHSNILKYKHLGIYTQNENVVYMREDCHVCISEGFEALTRIRISNANKSIVASLNVLNSDILLPNEIGLSDAAAKKLNVSPNDTLYVSHLEPIESLSHVRAKIYNQKLDYSAFNEIITDIVEGDYSNIHLSAFITACAGDRLDIDEISDLTKAMIASGKQMNWDKEIVVDKHCIGGLPGNRTTPLVVAIVAAYGLTMPKTSSRAITSPAGTADTLEVLTNVTLSLEEIKTVVEKEGGCFVWGGTAQLSPADDVLIKIEKALDIDSEGQLIASVLSKKAAAGSTHVVIDIPVGETAKVRSTEMAQKLKNHMETVGTSVGLNVKVVITDGSQPVGRGIGPTLEAIDILKVLKNEADAPKDLTERALLLAAELIELSGKVEKGKGLETAHQILTSGQAYKKFLAICNAQGRFSKPVLAPYKTEIRAETSGNLKRIDNRKIAKLAKLSGAPQSKSAGILLNVHLNEKIEIDQLLYTIYAESKGELNYALEYKNNHNDIITII, from the coding sequence ATGGACACACACTCAAACATATTAAAATATAAACATCTCGGAATCTATACCCAAAACGAAAATGTAGTGTATATGCGTGAAGATTGCCACGTCTGTATTTCAGAAGGGTTTGAGGCACTTACCCGAATAAGAATATCCAATGCAAATAAATCAATCGTAGCAAGTCTTAATGTCCTGAATTCTGATATTCTGTTGCCCAATGAAATCGGACTATCAGATGCTGCTGCGAAAAAACTGAATGTTTCCCCAAATGATACATTATATGTTTCCCATTTAGAACCAATTGAATCTTTAAGCCACGTCAGGGCGAAAATTTATAATCAAAAACTGGATTATTCAGCATTTAATGAAATCATAACCGATATAGTTGAAGGCGATTATTCCAACATCCACCTTTCGGCATTTATTACGGCCTGTGCAGGTGACCGACTGGATATTGACGAAATATCTGACCTTACCAAAGCAATGATTGCTTCTGGTAAGCAAATGAATTGGGACAAAGAAATTGTGGTCGATAAACATTGCATTGGCGGATTGCCTGGAAATAGAACCACCCCATTAGTGGTTGCTATTGTCGCTGCGTATGGACTTACAATGCCTAAAACATCCTCACGCGCCATCACTTCGCCAGCAGGCACAGCGGATACTTTGGAAGTACTGACCAATGTGACGCTTTCTTTAGAAGAAATAAAGACCGTGGTAGAAAAAGAAGGCGGTTGTTTTGTTTGGGGCGGAACAGCCCAATTAAGTCCTGCGGATGATGTGCTCATCAAAATTGAAAAAGCCTTGGATATTGATAGTGAAGGGCAGCTCATTGCTTCGGTACTCTCTAAAAAAGCAGCAGCTGGTTCCACTCACGTGGTCATTGATATTCCCGTGGGTGAAACCGCCAAGGTTCGCAGTACCGAAATGGCTCAAAAACTAAAAAATCATATGGAAACCGTTGGGACATCTGTTGGCTTGAATGTAAAAGTTGTCATTACAGATGGCTCACAACCTGTCGGAAGGGGTATCGGCCCCACTTTAGAAGCCATTGATATTTTAAAAGTTTTGAAAAATGAAGCAGATGCACCAAAAGACCTAACAGAAAGAGCATTGCTTTTAGCCGCTGAACTAATAGAGCTTTCTGGCAAAGTAGAAAAAGGGAAAGGGTTAGAAACCGCACATCAAATTCTCACATCTGGTCAGGCTTATAAAAAATTCCTTGCTATTTGTAATGCGCAAGGTCGCTTTTCAAAACCTGTTTTAGCACCCTATAAAACCGAAATTAGAGCAGAAACCTCTGGGAATCTAAAGCGAATAGATAATAGGAAGATTGCAAAACTCGCCAAGCTTTCTGGCGCACCGCAGTCTAAATCGGCAGGGATTCTTTTGAATGTCCATTTAAATGAAAAAATTGAAATAGACCAATTATTATATACCATATATGCTGAATCCAAAGGCGAACTCAACTATGCTCTGGAATATAAAAACAACCATAATGACATCATAACTATAATTTAA
- a CDS encoding ribose-phosphate pyrophosphokinase, protein MKTILFSLPGNEKLTELMATKMDAEVGKATLRNFPDGESYTRILSDVKDKCVVLVCTLHEPDEKLLPLYFLSHTAKSLGAMCTCLVAPYLAYMRQDKVFNEGEGVTSGFFGKLISGFADSITTVDPHLHRISSLGEVYQIPNKVIHAADAISDWIKENIENPVLIGPDSESEQWVSEVAKNAGAPFIVLQKVRHGDRDVEVSVPDVDKYKDATPILVDDIISTARTMIETVVHLKKAGMRPPICVGIHAVFSGNAYQDLLDSGVEKIVTCNTIPHPSNGIDLSDILAKEVKKLMHHI, encoded by the coding sequence ATGAAAACAATATTATTCAGTCTTCCCGGAAACGAAAAACTCACAGAACTAATGGCTACAAAAATGGATGCCGAAGTTGGCAAAGCCACTTTGCGCAACTTCCCTGATGGAGAATCCTATACACGTATCTTATCTGATGTTAAAGACAAATGTGTTGTACTGGTATGCACCTTGCACGAACCAGACGAAAAACTATTGCCCCTTTATTTTTTAAGTCATACTGCCAAATCATTAGGGGCAATGTGCACCTGTTTGGTAGCGCCCTATTTGGCATATATGAGGCAGGACAAAGTATTTAATGAAGGCGAAGGGGTAACTTCTGGCTTCTTCGGAAAATTGATTTCAGGTTTTGCCGATAGCATTACCACGGTTGACCCTCACTTGCACAGAATTAGTTCATTAGGAGAAGTGTATCAAATTCCAAATAAAGTAATTCACGCTGCCGATGCTATTTCAGATTGGATAAAGGAAAACATCGAAAACCCAGTACTTATCGGTCCCGATTCTGAAAGTGAACAATGGGTTTCTGAAGTTGCTAAAAATGCAGGAGCACCATTTATAGTATTACAAAAGGTGCGTCACGGTGACCGTGATGTAGAAGTCTCTGTTCCTGATGTGGACAAATACAAAGATGCCACACCTATTTTGGTAGATGATATTATTTCTACGGCGCGAACGATGATTGAAACCGTGGTGCATTTGAAAAAAGCAGGGATGAGACCACCTATATGTGTTGGTATTCACGCCGTTTTTTCAGGTAATGCCTATCAAGATTTGTTGGATTCCGGAGTAGAAAAGATAGTGACCTGCAATACCATTCCGCATCCGTCCAATGGCATAGATTTAAGCGATATACTGGCAAAAGAGGTAAAGAAATTAATGCACCATATATGA
- a CDS encoding ATPase: MDNPSKITEGGVEYSLGNFDGKSVLYDFDKILIYLDAKGKLLFGKKFRIYDEDKDILLKLCSYFIKDKDNCKTYGIDIDKGILLSGPVGCGKTSLMKLLRHLVPLQRPYEMIPCRNVTFSFNHLGFKTVEEYGNTKFYCFDDLGVEPAGRFYGKDLNVMGEVLLSRYELFIQTKGNIKTHATTNLNAEELEERYGNRVRSRMRELFNLIAFDTKAGDKRK; encoded by the coding sequence ATGGACAACCCCTCTAAAATAACCGAAGGTGGCGTGGAATACTCGCTCGGAAACTTTGATGGTAAAAGCGTTCTCTACGATTTTGACAAAATCTTGATTTACTTGGATGCAAAGGGCAAGCTGCTATTTGGGAAGAAGTTTAGGATTTACGATGAGGATAAGGATATTTTGCTAAAGCTCTGTTCCTACTTCATCAAAGACAAAGACAATTGCAAAACCTATGGAATTGATATTGACAAAGGCATTCTTCTATCTGGACCCGTTGGGTGTGGTAAAACCAGTTTGATGAAATTATTGCGCCATTTGGTTCCGTTACAACGACCTTATGAAATGATTCCTTGCCGAAATGTAACCTTCAGTTTTAACCATTTAGGTTTTAAAACGGTCGAGGAATATGGAAATACCAAATTTTATTGCTTTGATGATTTAGGAGTTGAACCCGCTGGTCGTTTTTACGGTAAAGACCTAAACGTTATGGGCGAGGTTTTACTATCACGCTATGAATTATTTATACAGACCAAAGGCAATATAAAAACCCACGCCACAACCAATCTCAATGCTGAAGAACTGGAAGAACGCTATGGCAATCGTGTTCGTAGCAGGATGCGTGAACTGTTTAACTTGATTGCTTTCGATACAAAAGCTGGTGATAAGAGGAAGTGA
- a CDS encoding RteC domain-containing protein yields the protein MHKLIHIILDNYKEEIKVVEESNLNDFNNVEQGISISRQYLQKLRICVRENEFVDKQNEIIFFKKHKPYIYSRLKFYAKLYNFLINRPAGTIKSQQEFIDSEINRLQESNRRNIDFIKYYREDSELLDEFYFLRGNDKISLVSNTSHFYTDAEFSTSHDNAIAKIMAYDLLISHYVEELSNLRDLSYGIPNKLNTLSNGERLGWTASKTDLIELIYALQASGAIKSGTAGIKEMASACEDIFELNLGNVYRTFLEIRERKIDQTKFIDRLKATLLRRMEETDG from the coding sequence TTGCATAAGTTAATTCATATAATACTAGACAATTACAAAGAGGAAATAAAAGTAGTTGAGGAATCTAATCTAAACGATTTCAACAATGTTGAACAAGGTATTTCTATTTCAAGACAATACTTGCAGAAATTACGCATCTGTGTAAGGGAAAATGAATTCGTAGATAAACAGAATGAAATAATATTCTTTAAAAAGCATAAACCCTACATATATAGCAGACTGAAATTTTATGCCAAACTCTACAATTTCTTGATAAATAGACCTGCGGGAACAATAAAATCTCAACAGGAATTTATTGATTCAGAAATAAATAGGCTACAAGAAAGTAATCGACGAAATATAGATTTCATTAAATATTATAGAGAGGATTCTGAACTTCTGGATGAATTCTATTTTCTGCGAGGAAATGATAAAATTAGCTTGGTATCAAACACTTCTCATTTTTATACAGATGCTGAATTTTCCACAAGCCACGATAATGCAATTGCCAAAATTATGGCCTATGACCTATTAATAAGCCATTACGTTGAAGAGTTAAGTAATTTAAGGGATTTGTCATACGGCATACCGAATAAGCTGAATACTCTATCAAACGGTGAGCGACTTGGTTGGACTGCTTCAAAAACAGACCTGATTGAGTTAATTTATGCATTACAGGCATCTGGCGCAATAAAAAGTGGTACAGCTGGTATTAAAGAAATGGCATCAGCTTGTGAAGATATTTTTGAACTTAATCTTGGTAACGTTTATAGAACTTTTCTCGAAATAAGAGAACGGAAAATCGACCAAACCAAGTTTATTGATAGACTAAAAGCAACACTTTTAAGGCGAATGGAAGAAACGGACGGTTGA
- a CDS encoding DUF4007 family protein — protein sequence MNKLTFTGHETFHCRHFWLKKGYDYLSTGQSFKNPDAVTALGVGKNMVMSINFWLKAFGIKNQEGQTTVFANKIFDSNTGYDPLLEYEGTLWLLHYKLLDTNLASIFPLVFKEFRKSRVNSQFTTQQLLRYLLRAASNHQTSIAENSLKNDIKVFIKTYYLADKNIKDMEDDLSSIFIDLNLITKVTDTEEGSVFQLKVSERPEIAKEIFYFLILDKFPKHTSISFDEIHNKIGDVFACSSEGTELKIQEISETFKDVVYKKDAGRKELQIKNIPNKWDILEQYYDA from the coding sequence ATGAATAAACTAACATTCACAGGACACGAAACATTTCACTGTCGCCATTTTTGGTTGAAGAAGGGCTACGATTATCTTTCTACCGGTCAGTCTTTCAAAAATCCGGATGCCGTAACAGCTTTAGGTGTTGGGAAAAATATGGTAATGTCCATAAATTTCTGGCTGAAGGCTTTCGGTATAAAAAATCAGGAAGGCCAAACAACTGTTTTTGCCAATAAAATCTTTGATAGTAATACAGGATATGACCCACTTTTAGAATATGAAGGAACCTTATGGTTGTTGCATTATAAATTGTTAGATACCAATTTAGCATCTATTTTTCCTTTAGTTTTCAAAGAATTCAGAAAAAGTAGGGTTAATTCACAATTTACCACTCAACAATTACTTCGTTATTTACTTAGGGCAGCGAGTAACCATCAAACTTCGATAGCTGAAAACTCTTTAAAAAACGACATTAAGGTATTTATAAAAACATATTATTTAGCTGATAAGAACATAAAGGATATGGAAGATGATTTATCATCCATTTTTATTGACCTTAATTTAATCACTAAAGTTACCGATACCGAGGAAGGTTCTGTTTTTCAATTAAAAGTGAGCGAAAGACCAGAGATAGCCAAAGAAATATTTTACTTCTTAATCTTAGATAAATTCCCAAAACATACGTCTATAAGCTTTGATGAAATACATAACAAAATTGGCGATGTATTCGCTTGTTCTTCTGAAGGCACGGAACTCAAGATACAGGAAATCTCAGAAACTTTTAAGGACGTTGTTTATAAAAAGGATGCGGGAAGAAAAGAATTACAAATTAAAAATATCCCTAATAAGTGGGACATATTAGAGCAATATTACGATGCATAA
- a CDS encoding helix-turn-helix domain-containing protein, whose protein sequence is MPANIITTDDLREFKMELLDDIKNLLSKQATGKLKKYLKSSEVMDLLQVSPGTLQNLRINGTLPYTKVGGIIYYDAEEIQGVMNSNRVQHKQNS, encoded by the coding sequence ATGCCAGCAAATATTATTACCACCGACGACCTTCGAGAATTTAAAATGGAATTGCTCGATGACATCAAGAATCTTCTATCTAAACAAGCAACTGGAAAACTCAAGAAATATTTAAAATCTTCCGAGGTAATGGACTTGCTTCAAGTCAGTCCAGGTACATTACAGAATCTTCGCATCAATGGAACGTTGCCATACACAAAAGTTGGGGGCATTATCTACTATGATGCAGAGGAAATTCAAGGTGTAATGAACTCAAATCGAGTGCAGCACAAGCAAAATTCTTAA
- a CDS encoding copper-translocating P-type ATPase has translation MENHEQHKNNEMDHSKMDHSKMNHEKEDHSKMDHSKMRNGGGDHSGHNPGHGQMGHDHHKMMIADFRKRFWVTLVLTIPILFFSPMIQEFFGYEFLLPGNPYILFALSTVVYFYGGWPFLKGFVSEIKNGAPGMMTLISMAISVAYFYSSATVFGLRGVDFFWELSTLIAIMLVGHWIEMKSVLGASKALQLLVSMMPAEAHRVKGDTIEDIPLEDLLKNDVILVKPGEKVPADGIIVEGSSYLNESMLTGESKPVKKEEKDKVIGGSVNGNSTLKVKVEHTGKDSYLNKVITMVEEAQKTKSKMQNLSDRAAKWLTYIALAIGFGTLAVWLILGFPFVYALERMVTVMVIACPHALGLAIPLVVAISTAVSAQNGLLIRNRTAFEESRKISALLFDKTGTLTKGDFGVTRIKSVNVSYSNDEILRLSSALEQSSEHPIAVGIIKKVKEDNITIPKPENFNAITGKGVEANVEGKQIKVVSPGYLRDEKITIPEDAYSDAAETVVFVLIEGQLAGYIALADEIRPESAEAIKIFKKNNIKVLMATGDNEKTAKAVSEKLGLDGYYAEVLPHQKVEIVEELQNKGEFVAMTGDGVNDAPALAKADVGIAVGSGTDVAAETADIILVNSNPQDIANLILFGKATYNKMIQNLIWATGYNVVAIPLAAGVLYSSGFVLGPAVGAVFMSLSTIIVAINAQLLKRKIGKK, from the coding sequence ATGGAAAATCACGAGCAGCACAAAAACAACGAAATGGACCATTCGAAAATGGATCATTCTAAAATGAACCACGAAAAAGAAGATCATTCCAAAATGGATCATTCCAAAATGAGAAATGGAGGTGGAGACCATTCGGGTCATAATCCGGGTCACGGACAAATGGGTCACGACCATCATAAAATGATGATTGCAGACTTTAGAAAACGGTTTTGGGTAACACTCGTGCTTACCATCCCCATATTGTTCTTCTCACCAATGATTCAAGAATTTTTTGGTTATGAATTTTTACTTCCAGGAAATCCATACATCCTTTTTGCACTTTCCACTGTTGTATATTTTTATGGTGGTTGGCCTTTTCTTAAAGGATTTGTTTCCGAAATAAAGAATGGTGCACCTGGTATGATGACACTTATATCTATGGCAATAAGTGTCGCCTATTTCTACAGTTCTGCAACTGTCTTTGGTTTACGAGGAGTTGACTTTTTCTGGGAGCTTTCAACACTAATTGCTATTATGCTTGTTGGTCATTGGATAGAAATGAAAAGTGTATTAGGCGCTTCAAAAGCATTACAGCTTTTAGTTAGTATGATGCCTGCCGAAGCGCACAGGGTAAAAGGCGACACTATTGAAGATATACCACTTGAAGATTTGTTAAAAAATGACGTGATTTTGGTAAAGCCTGGAGAGAAAGTTCCAGCTGATGGTATCATAGTAGAAGGTTCAAGTTATTTAAACGAATCAATGCTTACAGGGGAGTCCAAGCCCGTGAAAAAAGAAGAAAAGGATAAGGTAATAGGTGGTTCAGTAAATGGCAATAGCACTTTGAAGGTAAAGGTGGAACATACAGGAAAAGACAGCTATCTCAATAAGGTTATTACGATGGTTGAGGAAGCACAAAAGACCAAATCTAAAATGCAAAACCTTTCCGATAGAGCTGCAAAATGGTTGACTTATATAGCTTTGGCTATTGGTTTTGGTACGTTGGCAGTTTGGCTGATTTTAGGCTTTCCGTTTGTGTATGCATTAGAAAGAATGGTTACCGTTATGGTCATCGCTTGTCCACACGCATTGGGTCTTGCAATTCCTCTTGTAGTTGCCATTTCTACTGCTGTATCTGCACAAAATGGATTATTAATCCGTAATAGAACTGCCTTTGAAGAATCACGTAAGATATCCGCCTTACTATTTGACAAAACAGGGACTTTGACCAAAGGGGACTTTGGCGTTACTCGAATCAAATCTGTAAATGTGTCCTATTCAAACGATGAAATCTTAAGACTGTCAAGTGCATTGGAACAAAGTTCAGAACATCCAATTGCTGTTGGGATTATTAAAAAAGTTAAAGAAGACAATATTACAATCCCAAAGCCTGAAAACTTTAACGCGATCACTGGTAAAGGTGTAGAGGCAAATGTAGAAGGAAAGCAAATAAAAGTGGTTAGTCCTGGTTATTTAAGGGATGAAAAAATAACTATTCCTGAAGATGCTTATAGTGACGCTGCTGAAACTGTTGTATTTGTATTAATTGAAGGACAACTAGCAGGATACATTGCGCTTGCTGATGAAATAAGACCTGAATCTGCGGAAGCTATAAAAATATTTAAAAAGAATAATATCAAAGTTTTGATGGCAACTGGGGATAACGAAAAAACAGCCAAAGCTGTGAGTGAAAAATTAGGGTTGGATGGCTATTATGCCGAAGTGCTACCACACCAAAAAGTAGAAATTGTAGAAGAGTTGCAAAACAAAGGAGAGTTTGTGGCTATGACTGGAGATGGCGTAAACGATGCGCCCGCACTTGCCAAAGCTGATGTAGGAATCGCTGTTGGTTCTGGTACTGATGTAGCCGCCGAAACAGCCGATATTATATTGGTAAATAGCAATCCACAAGATATTGCAAACCTAATTTTGTTCGGAAAGGCTACGTACAATAAAATGATTCAGAACCTAATATGGGCAACTGGGTATAATGTGGTGGCCATTCCATTAGCTGCAGGTGTTCTATACTCTTCCGGCTTTGTTTTGGGACCAGCTGTAGGAGCGGTATTTATGAGTTTGAGTACAATTATAGTGGCTATTAATGCGCAATTATTGAAGCGAAAAATCGGTAAAAAATAA
- a CDS encoding MFS transporter, which produces MDRKEKLNRIFLILLSLFVVMLGYGILLPTLPYYTERLALKDNLDTDLINFHIGLLTSIYPFFQLLFVVVWGKLSDRYGRKPIIICGLIGFVIMQLLTGLATSLTMLYIARIFGGIFTSSVIPVSNAYLSDITSEKRRTKIMAWSGVAISSGVIFGPVIGGFLSQTDIHIKYTLGLLHLDRFSVPFLFAALLGLIVLLVVMKWLKNTARVHKFTTRKVSLRFTFTKYFIVLLVLSFVIQFVVTLFETVFSIYGKDELGFNSNQVGIGFMLCGSIMAVLQPVFATYGEKFLSTKKQIALGLLISGLSLIAFPFFNNEFLVYGLIVVFAAGGAMVTPNLLSAVSLISKKNTGRNISIQSSTNSIGQILGPVLGTWLIAGGFYYPFIIAGSIVLLAIGCLFFFKNPP; this is translated from the coding sequence ATGGATAGAAAAGAAAAACTCAACAGGATATTTTTAATTCTATTGAGTTTGTTTGTAGTGATGTTGGGCTATGGTATATTATTGCCAACCCTTCCTTACTATACCGAAAGATTAGCTTTAAAAGACAATCTTGACACCGACCTTATCAATTTCCATATTGGATTGCTCACAAGCATTTATCCATTTTTTCAGTTACTATTCGTAGTGGTTTGGGGAAAACTATCGGACAGATACGGCAGGAAACCTATTATCATTTGTGGACTAATCGGTTTTGTAATTATGCAATTACTTACTGGCCTAGCCACATCCTTGACAATGCTATATATTGCTCGAATTTTTGGTGGAATTTTTACGTCATCAGTTATTCCAGTTAGCAATGCATATTTAAGTGATATTACATCTGAAAAACGTAGAACAAAAATAATGGCCTGGTCTGGTGTTGCCATTAGCTCTGGTGTTATTTTCGGCCCTGTCATTGGCGGCTTTCTGTCCCAAACTGATATTCATATAAAATATACATTAGGCCTGCTACATTTAGACCGATTTTCAGTGCCCTTTTTATTCGCTGCACTACTAGGATTGATTGTCCTTTTGGTTGTGATGAAATGGTTAAAAAACACCGCTCGCGTACATAAGTTCACAACACGAAAAGTGAGTTTGCGGTTCACATTTACTAAATATTTTATCGTATTACTAGTGCTTTCGTTTGTCATCCAATTTGTGGTGACGCTATTTGAAACTGTCTTTTCAATCTACGGAAAAGATGAATTAGGATTTAATAGTAATCAAGTTGGTATTGGTTTTATGCTATGTGGTTCAATAATGGCTGTTTTACAACCAGTGTTCGCTACTTATGGAGAGAAGTTTTTATCAACAAAGAAACAAATTGCTTTAGGGTTACTAATATCTGGTTTATCCTTGATTGCCTTTCCATTTTTTAACAATGAATTTTTAGTCTATGGATTAATCGTTGTTTTTGCTGCTGGAGGAGCTATGGTAACACCAAATTTGCTCTCTGCGGTTTCATTGATATCAAAGAAAAATACTGGTAGGAATATTTCTATTCAGAGTTCGACCAATAGTATTGGTCAGATTCTAGGCCCCGTTTTAGGAACTTGGCTGATTGCAGGCGGTTTTTACTATCCTTTCATAATTGCTGGTAGCATTGTTTTGCTCGCTATTGGTTGTCTGTTCTTTTTTAAAAATCCCCCATAA
- a CDS encoding helix-turn-helix domain-containing protein codes for METLGEYLRTLRELKNLPIRKVAAAVDIDQSTLGKYERNERLPKRGLLSNFASFFDVSVSELEKRYLTDKVVFSLLEEENPESILVECKDKLIYLKNKNGESKINE; via the coding sequence ATGGAAACATTGGGTGAATATCTCAGAACACTGAGGGAATTGAAAAATCTACCTATAAGAAAAGTTGCGGCTGCGGTAGACATAGACCAATCCACACTTGGTAAATACGAGAGAAATGAGAGGCTTCCTAAAAGAGGGCTTCTTTCTAATTTTGCTTCATTTTTTGATGTTTCCGTATCTGAGTTGGAAAAAAGATATTTAACCGATAAAGTGGTGTTTTCCCTTTTAGAAGAAGAAAACCCAGAGAGTATCTTGGTTGAATGTAAAGACAAATTGATTTATTTAAAAAATAAAAACGGCGAATCGAAAATAAATGAATAA